A single genomic interval of Pseudomonadota bacterium harbors:
- the tolQ gene encoding protein TolQ, with protein sequence MASNAVDVATVAGSVASVDMSVWGLIAQSDMVVKFVMFLLVASSFWCWAIVYSKWSSYRRMRYKSAIFENAYRSSKGYKALYGRVNKSDPGSAMAAMFIEGMKEVQNAPSALQKRADAQILNQYKERIYNSLSRVKNNYIEKMENNLIILATVGSAAPFIGLFGTVWGIVNSFQAIAATKNTTLAVVAPGIAEALLATAIGLFAAIPAVVFYNLFSNEIRKVASKLEDYANELSTVLAHNEE encoded by the coding sequence ATGGCATCAAATGCAGTTGATGTTGCAACGGTTGCAGGTAGTGTTGCGTCGGTTGATATGTCGGTTTGGGGACTTATTGCACAGTCTGATATGGTTGTTAAGTTTGTAATGTTCTTATTGGTCGCATCTTCTTTTTGGTGTTGGGCAATCGTTTATAGTAAGTGGAGTAGCTATAGGAGAATGCGTTATAAGTCGGCAATTTTTGAGAACGCGTACCGCTCAAGTAAAGGGTATAAAGCACTATATGGTAGGGTTAACAAGTCGGATCCCGGAAGTGCTATGGCTGCCATGTTCATAGAAGGCATGAAGGAAGTACAAAACGCCCCTTCGGCATTACAAAAAAGAGCCGATGCCCAAATTCTGAACCAGTATAAAGAAAGGATATATAATTCCTTGAGCAGGGTTAAGAATAATTATATAGAGAAAATGGAAAATAATCTTATCATATTGGCAACGGTCGGTTCTGCCGCACCGTTTATAGGGCTGTTCGGTACGGTATGGGGTATTGTGAACAGCTTTCAGGCTATCGCTGCCACAAAGAACACGACTTTGGCAGTTGTTGCCCCCGGTATTGCCGAAGCCCTGCTTGCAACCGCAATAGGACTTTTCGCCGCCATACCTGCCGTAGTTTTTTACAACCTGTTTAGCAATGAAATAAGAAAAGTTGCAAGTAAACTTGAAGATTACGCAAATGAGCTTAGCACCGTTCTTGCGCATAACGAGGAGTAA
- the tolB gene encoding Tol-Pal system beta propeller repeat protein TolB, with product MKNIFKILSVVIFLLFSQNANAIISIDITQGNVEPLPIALPYLGSDNPEAVALGEKIINVVEKDLISSGLFRSITRKAFIQKINSSATVPEFPSWTGINASALATGGINLIANNEFEMEFRLWDTHAQQQISGKSYSTNRNNWRRIAHLMADEIYSRLTGESGYFDTRIVYVSESGPAIKRVKRLAIMDQDGANHRYLTDGSELVLTPRFSPTAQKVIYMTYSNNVPKVYILDVDTKEREVVGNFSGMSFAPRFAPDGKSVILSSSVGGNSEIFTMDLRTKTQKRLTDNGAIDTSPSFSPDGKSIVFNSDRGGSQQLYVMDKNGNNVRRISFGQGRYGTPVWSPRGDLIAFTKMYKGSFFIGVMRTDGSGERLLTESYLDEGPTWSPNGRVIMFARQEKNRGDKEGEWQIYSVDLTGYNKRLVKTPMDGSDPAWSPLL from the coding sequence ATGAAAAATATTTTTAAAATTCTGTCAGTTGTTATTTTTCTGTTATTCTCTCAAAATGCCAATGCGATAATAAGTATTGATATTACGCAAGGTAATGTAGAGCCGTTGCCTATAGCATTACCTTATCTTGGTAGCGATAATCCTGAGGCGGTGGCACTTGGGGAAAAAATAATCAATGTAGTGGAAAAAGACCTGATAAGTTCGGGGCTTTTCCGTTCAATCACCCGTAAGGCTTTTATACAGAAAATAAACAGCAGTGCTACCGTTCCCGAATTTCCGTCATGGACGGGGATAAACGCATCGGCACTGGCTACCGGAGGGATAAATTTAATAGCTAATAATGAATTTGAAATGGAATTCCGCTTATGGGATACGCACGCCCAACAGCAGATATCCGGTAAGTCATATAGCACGAACAGGAATAACTGGCGTAGAATAGCCCACCTTATGGCTGACGAGATATATTCAAGGCTGACCGGTGAAAGCGGGTATTTTGATACAAGGATAGTTTATGTTTCCGAAAGCGGTCCTGCAATAAAGAGAGTCAAACGTCTTGCCATAATGGATCAGGACGGGGCGAATCATCGCTACCTGACCGACGGAAGCGAGTTGGTGTTGACTCCCAGATTCTCGCCTACCGCACAGAAGGTTATATATATGACCTATTCTAATAATGTGCCTAAAGTCTATATTCTTGATGTGGATACTAAAGAAAGGGAAGTGGTCGGTAATTTTAGCGGCATGTCTTTTGCCCCACGTTTTGCCCCTGACGGAAAGTCGGTTATTTTGTCTTCCTCGGTCGGAGGTAATAGCGAGATATTTACTATGGATCTTAGAACAAAAACGCAAAAAAGACTTACCGATAACGGTGCGATTGACACCTCCCCGTCATTTTCGCCTGACGGAAAGAGTATAGTTTTCAACTCCGACAGGGGCGGAAGCCAGCAGTTATATGTTATGGATAAGAACGGGAATAATGTAAGGCGTATAAGTTTCGGTCAGGGAAGGTATGGAACGCCCGTATGGTCGCCAAGGGGAGATCTGATAGCATTTACCAAAATGTATAAAGGCAGTTTCTTTATAGGTGTAATGAGAACCGACGGGTCGGGGGAAAGGCTGCTTACCGAAAGTTATCTTGATGAAGGACCGACATGGTCGCCAAACGGTAGAGTGATAATGTTTGCAAGGCAGGAAAAAAACAGGGGTGACAAAGAAGGTGAGTGGCAAATATACTCGGTAGATTTAACAGGTTACAATAAAAGGCTTGTAAAAACACCGATGGACGGCTCGGATCCTGCATGGTCTCCGTTGTTATAA
- the trpS gene encoding tryptophan--tRNA ligase — protein MGQVLSGVQPTGNLHLGNYLGAIKNWVKMQDEHNCLFCIVDLHAITVPQDPKELLNNTRNTAAAYIACGIDPKKSVIFHQSSVPEHSELAWLLSTVTPLGWLNRMTQFKEKAGKHKDLSCLALYSYPVLMAADILLYKATHVPVGEDQKQHLELTRDIAGAFNHQYNKEYFALPEPIILGEATRVMSLRDGTKKMSKSEESDNSRINLTDDDDTIVKKIKKAKSDMVEGVTYNVEERPEASNLLNIYSAMSGEKRTEIEKRYASAGFAKFKSDLAEVVVENISPIRNEIQKLQQDKSYLDDILRNGTETARKIANNSIGEIKDIMGLLKV, from the coding sequence ATGGGTCAGGTATTATCGGGTGTGCAGCCTACAGGTAACTTACATCTTGGTAACTATCTTGGAGCGATAAAGAACTGGGTTAAAATGCAGGACGAGCATAACTGTCTTTTCTGTATAGTTGACCTTCACGCTATCACAGTTCCGCAAGACCCTAAAGAGCTACTAAACAACACAAGAAATACGGCAGCAGCCTATATCGCCTGCGGTATCGACCCGAAAAAATCCGTTATATTCCATCAATCTTCAGTGCCTGAACATTCCGAGCTTGCATGGCTATTATCTACCGTAACACCGCTTGGCTGGTTAAACCGTATGACACAATTCAAGGAAAAGGCAGGAAAGCACAAGGATTTAAGTTGTTTAGCCCTATATAGCTATCCTGTGCTTATGGCTGCCGATATATTGCTATATAAGGCAACGCATGTGCCTGTAGGTGAAGACCAAAAACAGCATCTTGAGCTGACACGCGATATAGCCGGAGCGTTTAACCATCAGTATAATAAGGAATATTTCGCACTTCCCGAGCCTATTATATTAGGTGAGGCTACCCGTGTTATGTCCCTTCGTGACGGCACGAAGAAAATGAGCAAATCCGAAGAATCCGATAATTCCCGCATAAACCTGACGGACGATGACGATACTATAGTAAAAAAGATAAAAAAAGCAAAGTCCGATATGGTAGAAGGTGTTACTTATAACGTGGAAGAACGCCCCGAAGCAAGCAACCTTCTTAATATATATTCGGCTATGAGCGGAGAAAAACGAACTGAAATAGAAAAAAGATATGCAAGTGCCGGTTTTGCAAAGTTCAAATCAGATTTAGCGGAAGTTGTAGTAGAAAATATCAGCCCTATACGCAACGAAATACAGAAATTACAACAGGATAAATCATATCTTGATGATATATTACGCAACGGAACCGAAACCGCTCGCAAAATAGCTAACAACAGCATAGGTGAAATAAAGGATATTATGGGATTGTTGAAAGTATAA
- the tolR gene encoding protein TolR, with amino-acid sequence MLANKHSGRINRNYHPVAEINVTPMVDVMLVLLIIFMVTSPLMVAGVTVDLPETNASPVTGQDEPLSVTVDAKGDVYIQESKVDKNELVAKLQAISGEKKDVRIFVRGDRNIDYGKVMEVVGKINSAGFNKVALLTEIGG; translated from the coding sequence ATGTTAGCCAATAAACATAGCGGAAGAATTAACAGGAACTATCATCCTGTTGCTGAAATTAACGTTACGCCGATGGTGGACGTAATGCTGGTTTTACTTATTATATTTATGGTAACGTCCCCTTTGATGGTTGCGGGGGTGACGGTTGACCTGCCCGAAACTAATGCCTCTCCGGTTACAGGACAGGACGAGCCTTTGTCTGTTACCGTTGATGCCAAAGGCGATGTTTATATTCAGGAATCAAAGGTAGATAAAAACGAGTTAGTAGCAAAATTGCAGGCTATATCGGGCGAGAAAAAAGATGTGAGGATATTTGTCAGGGGTGACAGAAATATTGATTATGGAAAAGTTATGGAAGTTGTGGGAAAAATAAACTCCGCAGGCTTTAATAAAGTTGCCTTGCTGACTGAAATCGGGGGATAA
- a CDS encoding RlmE family RNA methyltransferase has product MPKDKKPGDASQGGMRQIHKKVKTAKGRKRSSTKWLQRQLNDPYVQMAQRDGYRSRAAYKIIEIDDKFNIFQPGKSVVDLGAAPGGWTQVAVQRTKGATVVGIDLQQIDPIIGATLIKYDFTEDHALILLEEAMQSKKVDVVLSDMAAPSCGHAPTDHIRIMGLCEIAFDFAKNNLNEGGAFAAKILQGGAEKELLDDMKQHFKIVKHFKPDSSRKDSAEMYVVATGFKGS; this is encoded by the coding sequence ATGCCCAAAGATAAAAAGCCCGGAGATGCCTCGCAAGGTGGCATGAGGCAGATACATAAGAAAGTAAAGACCGCAAAGGGACGTAAACGCTCCTCTACAAAATGGCTGCAACGTCAGCTAAATGACCCTTATGTGCAGATGGCACAAAGAGACGGCTACCGCTCACGTGCCGCCTATAAAATCATTGAGATTGATGATAAATTCAACATATTCCAACCGGGCAAAAGCGTTGTTGACCTTGGAGCGGCTCCGGGAGGCTGGACTCAGGTTGCGGTACAACGCACAAAAGGTGCTACGGTTGTAGGTATAGATTTACAGCAAATAGATCCTATAATAGGTGCAACACTGATAAAATACGATTTTACCGAAGACCACGCACTTATATTGCTTGAAGAAGCTATGCAAAGTAAGAAGGTTGATGTGGTGTTAAGCGATATGGCAGCCCCTTCTTGCGGACACGCACCTACCGACCATATACGAATCATGGGTCTGTGTGAGATAGCGTTTGATTTTGCAAAAAATAATTTAAATGAAGGCGGAGCGTTTGCGGCTAAGATACTGCAAGGCGGGGCTGAAAAAGAACTGCTTGACGATATGAAGCAGCATTTCAAAATTGTAAAGCACTTTAAACCTGATTCAAGCCGCAAGGACTCTGCCGAAATGTATGTTGTGGCAACAGGTTTTAAGGGTTCATAA
- a CDS encoding TRAP transporter substrate-binding protein, producing MNNIKRRAFLAGTLAAGATASFPSPAISSGKRQWKMVMTWQKALPGLGTGAVRLANRITSLSGGQLEIKVYGGGELVPAMEVFDAVSQGTAEMGHAAPYYWLNKSKATGFFCGVPGGLTAQEQNGWLYFGGGQKLWNELYAQFGLIAFPAGNTGCQMGGWFNKEVNTPDDIKGLKMRIPGLAGEVFTKLGGSAQVIPPQELFTSMQSGVIDALEWVGPWNDMSLGFHKVSKYYYGPAFQEGGPTLELMINKKAFDELPKELQQIVKISCATENDLILAEYHANNIRAFKAFKNEHNVDIRRYPDSVLKALFSTAEEVIAGVADEGDIEKRIYESYKSYRDMTVAMSPFTELGFMNARI from the coding sequence ATGAATAATATAAAACGCAGGGCTTTTTTAGCCGGAACATTAGCGGCAGGTGCTACGGCGAGTTTTCCCTCTCCGGCCATATCTTCGGGCAAACGTCAGTGGAAAATGGTAATGACATGGCAAAAGGCATTGCCGGGTCTTGGTACGGGTGCGGTTCGTCTTGCTAACCGTATAACGTCACTTTCCGGCGGACAATTAGAAATCAAAGTTTATGGCGGCGGAGAATTAGTTCCTGCTATGGAAGTATTTGATGCGGTCTCTCAAGGCACTGCCGAAATGGGACATGCAGCTCCATATTACTGGCTTAATAAAAGTAAGGCTACGGGTTTCTTTTGCGGCGTACCGGGCGGACTCACCGCTCAGGAACAAAACGGCTGGCTATATTTTGGCGGCGGTCAAAAACTCTGGAACGAATTATATGCACAATTCGGACTGATAGCATTCCCTGCCGGCAACACAGGCTGCCAGATGGGTGGCTGGTTCAACAAAGAGGTGAACACCCCCGATGATATAAAGGGACTTAAAATGCGTATTCCCGGTCTTGCAGGAGAAGTATTCACTAAGCTTGGCGGAAGTGCTCAGGTCATACCTCCGCAGGAGCTTTTTACATCAATGCAATCGGGTGTAATTGACGCACTTGAGTGGGTAGGACCTTGGAACGACATGTCGCTTGGCTTCCATAAAGTTTCCAAATATTATTATGGTCCGGCTTTTCAGGAGGGAGGGCCAACACTGGAATTAATGATTAACAAAAAAGCTTTTGACGAATTGCCTAAAGAGCTTCAACAAATTGTAAAGATTTCATGTGCCACTGAAAACGACCTGATACTTGCAGAATATCACGCAAATAATATCCGAGCGTTCAAAGCTTTCAAAAACGAGCATAATGTCGATATCAGGCGTTATCCCGATTCGGTCTTAAAAGCGTTATTTTCTACCGCTGAAGAAGTTATTGCCGGCGTTGCCGATGAAGGCGATATTGAAAAAAGGATATACGAATCATATAAATCATATCGAGATATGACCGTAGCCATGAGTCCGTTCACCGAACTTGGATTCATGAATGCGAGAATTTAA
- the pal gene encoding peptidoglycan-associated lipoprotein Pal, whose product MFIRALAVISTILILSACSSTKSTDAGKYSDGESASSSDVSGQYMIDSGNLETFAKIPGSKVGARANDRVFFAFDSSIITAKGQSTLDKQVAWLKKNPNVDVIVEGHCDERGTREYNLALGERRAEAVKKYLISSGISSSRIQATSYGKERPAVVGSNSSAWAENRRGVTVIK is encoded by the coding sequence ATGTTTATCAGAGCCTTAGCCGTAATATCAACAATACTAATCCTATCTGCGTGTAGTTCAACAAAGTCAACCGATGCCGGAAAATACTCGGATGGAGAAAGTGCAAGTTCTTCAGATGTGTCCGGTCAATATATGATCGACAGCGGAAATCTTGAAACTTTTGCTAAAATCCCCGGCAGTAAAGTCGGTGCTAGGGCAAATGACAGAGTTTTCTTTGCGTTCGATAGTTCTATTATAACTGCAAAAGGTCAGTCAACTTTAGATAAGCAGGTTGCTTGGTTAAAGAAGAACCCTAATGTAGATGTTATAGTAGAAGGACACTGCGATGAGCGCGGTACACGTGAGTATAACCTTGCTTTAGGTGAAAGACGTGCGGAAGCTGTTAAGAAATATCTGATTTCTTCAGGTATTAGTTCTAGCAGAATCCAAGCTACATCATACGGTAAAGAGCGTCCTGCGGTAGTAGGTTCTAACTCGTCTGCTTGGGCTGAGAATAGAAGGGGTGTTACTGTTATAAAGTAA
- the nadA gene encoding quinolinate synthase NadA, with amino-acid sequence MVDTKSLKIADEHDIDPSLNLEDEINRLRESMNAVILAHYYQDSEIQDLADFVGDSLDLSRKAAATDADVIVFCGVTFMADVAKILNPTKTVLIPDTNAGCSLEFSCRPEALKAFKEQNPDHIVLTYINSSAEVKALSDIIVTSSNAEYIINRIPEEQPIIFAPDKYLGGYLNRKTGRNMLLWEGSCIVHERFSEKELVKLKTIHPDAKIIAHPECPESLLAYADHIGSTSSLINFTKENNGSEFIVLTEPGIIHRMEKESARSKFYDVPGTQEGACASCNECPYMRLNTLEKLYMCMVNKSPAINITEELRLAAKKPLDKMLEMSPPEK; translated from the coding sequence ATGGTCGATACAAAATCTTTAAAAATTGCCGACGAGCATGACATAGACCCTTCGCTCAATCTTGAAGACGAGATTAACCGACTTCGAGAAAGCATGAATGCCGTTATACTCGCTCATTACTATCAGGATTCGGAGATTCAGGATCTTGCGGATTTTGTAGGCGATTCCCTTGACCTATCAAGGAAGGCTGCCGCAACCGATGCCGATGTTATTGTTTTTTGCGGTGTAACGTTCATGGCTGACGTTGCAAAGATATTAAACCCGACAAAAACAGTCCTGATACCCGATACAAATGCCGGCTGTTCATTGGAATTCTCATGTAGACCCGAGGCATTAAAGGCATTTAAAGAACAAAATCCCGACCACATAGTCCTGACTTATATAAATTCTTCCGCTGAGGTTAAAGCACTTTCCGACATAATAGTCACCTCATCGAATGCGGAATATATAATAAACCGGATACCTGAAGAACAACCTATAATATTTGCTCCCGACAAGTACCTTGGCGGCTACCTGAACCGCAAGACAGGGCGTAATATGCTCTTATGGGAAGGTTCTTGTATAGTACATGAAAGATTTTCTGAAAAAGAACTGGTAAAACTAAAGACTATACACCCTGATGCGAAAATTATCGCCCACCCTGAATGTCCCGAATCATTGCTGGCATATGCAGACCATATAGGCTCAACCTCATCTTTGATAAACTTCACTAAAGAAAATAACGGCAGTGAATTTATAGTCCTTACCGAACCGGGCATCATCCACCGAATGGAAAAAGAATCTGCCCGAAGTAAATTCTATGACGTTCCGGGAACCCAAGAGGGTGCATGTGCATCATGTAACGAATGCCCTTATATGCGACTTAACACTTTAGAAAAACTATATATGTGTATGGTTAATAAATCCCCTGCGATAAATATAACCGAAGAACTGCGTCTTGCGGCGAAAAAGCCTCTTGATAAAATGCTTGAGATGTCACCTCCCGAGAAATGA
- a CDS encoding acyl-CoA thioesterase, with amino-acid sequence MPDKPHGDLTTRTLAMPADTNPAGDIFGGWLLAQMDIAGNLVSKRIAKGRTVTVSVDSMNFHLPVFVGDTVACYTKVKRIGRTSVTIHVEAWVSRQYTTKLIRVTEGNFTFVAIDDDRKPRIIQKDSDE; translated from the coding sequence ATGCCTGATAAACCCCACGGTGATTTAACTACTCGTACCCTTGCTATGCCTGCCGATACCAACCCTGCCGGAGACATATTCGGTGGCTGGCTACTTGCTCAGATGGATATAGCCGGTAACCTTGTTTCCAAACGTATAGCTAAAGGACGCACAGTGACGGTTTCGGTTGATTCAATGAACTTTCACCTACCCGTTTTTGTCGGCGACACGGTCGCATGCTACACAAAAGTAAAACGGATAGGACGCACATCGGTAACTATCCATGTTGAAGCATGGGTATCAAGACAATATACAACAAAATTGATACGTGTAACCGAAGGCAACTTCACATTCGTGGCTATTGACGATGACAGGAAACCAAGAATAATACAAAAGGATAGTGATGAATAA